One segment of Desulfobacterales bacterium DNA contains the following:
- a CDS encoding antibiotic biosynthesis monooxygenase family protein gives MIKVHIKRRVPPKKMEALRILINQLRSMTMGQPGYIAGETLQRVDQPGESMVVSKWRSLDYWQQWVQNDARKEVQSQIDQLLGEETQYEIYEFD, from the coding sequence ATGATTAAGGTCCACATTAAACGAAGGGTGCCACCTAAAAAAATGGAAGCGCTGCGAATCCTGATCAATCAGTTGCGGTCCATGACAATGGGTCAGCCCGGCTATATCGCCGGAGAGACCCTGCAACGTGTCGATCAACCCGGGGAAAGCATGGTGGTCTCCAAGTGGCGATCCCTGGATTACTGGCAGCAATGGGTGCAAAATGATGCCCGCAAAGAGGTTCAGTCACAAATCGATCAGCTATTGGGGGAAGAGACACAGTACGAAATCTATGAATTCGACTAA
- a CDS encoding glycyl-radical enzyme activating protein, with protein sequence MMTEGVIFDIKKYAIHDGPGIRTTVFFKGCPLACRWCHNPEGISVASQRVYRQERCVRCGECIQICPQNVIVETADGMDSDTANCDLCQTCAEQCPSGAVEFVGRKVTVAEVVRQIEKDTAFYDQSGGGVTFSGGEPLMQPDFLLDLLDACSHLDLHRTVDTTGYADAELLLKVAQKTDLFLYDIKLMDVAKHRDFTGVSNRLILDNLKLLSENKARIQVRIPLIPGINDDVDNINRTAEFVAALSGIDHIAILPFHNSAREKYGRLGLECIPADMQRPSDEHLNTVAGWLSQTGLPVKIGG encoded by the coding sequence ATGATGACCGAAGGCGTCATTTTTGATATTAAAAAATATGCGATTCATGATGGACCGGGCATTCGGACGACCGTGTTTTTTAAAGGCTGTCCGCTGGCATGCCGCTGGTGTCACAATCCAGAAGGCATATCCGTTGCCTCCCAGCGTGTTTATCGGCAAGAGCGCTGTGTACGCTGTGGAGAATGCATTCAAATCTGTCCCCAGAACGTTATAGTCGAGACAGCTGATGGAATGGATTCCGATACGGCCAACTGTGACCTGTGTCAAACCTGTGCCGAGCAATGCCCATCTGGAGCCGTTGAATTTGTGGGCCGTAAGGTGACCGTTGCCGAAGTGGTCCGACAAATCGAAAAAGATACCGCTTTTTATGATCAATCGGGCGGCGGGGTCACGTTTTCGGGCGGTGAGCCTCTGATGCAACCTGATTTTTTGCTGGACCTGCTTGACGCCTGCAGCCATCTGGATCTTCATCGCACGGTGGATACGACCGGGTATGCAGATGCTGAGCTGCTGCTGAAAGTGGCCCAAAAAACAGATTTGTTTTTGTATGACATCAAGCTTATGGATGTGGCCAAACACCGCGATTTTACCGGCGTATCCAATCGGCTGATTCTCGATAATTTGAAACTGCTGTCCGAAAATAAAGCCCGCATTCAGGTGCGCATACCGCTGATTCCCGGCATCAATGATGATGTTGACAATATCAATCGAACCGCTGAATTTGTGGCGGCACTGTCCGGGATTGACCATATCGCGATTCTGCCTTTTCACAATTCCGCCCGGGAAAAATACGGCCGTCTGGGACTGGAATGTATACCAGCGGATATGCAGCGCCCCAGCGACGAACATTTGAACACCGTTGCCGGTTGGCTTTCCCAAACCGGCTTGCCGGTTAAAATAGGAGGATAG
- the selD gene encoding selenide, water dikinase SelD — MGLSRTCGUAAKIGPTELSEALKGLDASEDPNLLVGYDTMDDAAVYQVSPEIALISTVDYITPPVNDPYWFGQIAAANSLSDVYAMGGQPLTALNLVMFPSKKLDLSFLAEILRGGSAKVLEAGASMAGGHSVDDNEPKYGLAVTGRVHPDRILTNCGAQVGDDLVLTKPLGTGVLFNANRSGKLPYAELESILPQVAALNRNAIEVALNFEVHACTDVTGFGIVGHTLELARGNDVQIDLIYENLPFYPNALRMYQKGETTGSNKANRKLAANAWEMTTRRSAAEEDLLFDPQTSGGLLLVLPAAQTDALIKQLKAAGIETAVKVGEVVAADKPHVRIV; from the coding sequence ATGGGCCTTTCGCGCACCTGCGGCTGAGCGGCCAAAATCGGTCCGACGGAGCTGTCGGAAGCGCTTAAGGGGCTGGATGCCTCAGAGGATCCAAATCTGCTGGTAGGATATGATACCATGGATGATGCTGCCGTGTATCAAGTCTCACCCGAGATCGCCTTGATCAGCACGGTGGACTATATTACCCCACCGGTAAATGATCCTTACTGGTTCGGCCAGATTGCAGCGGCCAATTCTCTGTCTGATGTTTACGCCATGGGCGGCCAACCGCTGACTGCCCTGAATTTGGTGATGTTTCCATCTAAAAAGCTAGATCTGAGTTTTTTAGCTGAGATCTTGCGGGGCGGCAGTGCCAAGGTCCTCGAAGCAGGGGCATCCATGGCCGGTGGGCACTCCGTGGATGATAACGAACCGAAATACGGCTTGGCAGTTACCGGCCGTGTTCATCCAGATCGCATTCTGACCAACTGCGGTGCTCAAGTGGGTGACGACTTGGTTCTGACCAAACCTCTGGGGACGGGCGTGCTGTTTAACGCCAATCGTTCCGGTAAATTGCCCTACGCAGAACTGGAATCCATTTTGCCCCAGGTGGCGGCTTTGAATCGCAACGCCATTGAAGTGGCCCTCAATTTTGAAGTGCATGCCTGCACCGATGTGACCGGGTTTGGAATTGTGGGGCATACGCTCGAGTTGGCCCGCGGCAATGATGTTCAAATTGATCTCATCTACGAAAACCTTCCCTTTTACCCCAATGCGCTGCGGATGTATCAAAAAGGAGAAACCACCGGCAGTAACAAGGCCAATCGCAAATTGGCGGCTAACGCTTGGGAGATGACAACGCGGCGGTCCGCCGCTGAGGAGGACCTATTGTTCGATCCCCAGACCTCCGGCGGTCTCTTGCTGGTGTTGCCCGCCGCGCAAACCGATGCGCTCATCAAGCAGTTAAAAGCAGCGGGAATCGAAACAGCCGTCAAGGTCGGTGAAGTTGTTGCTGCCGATAAGCCCCACGTGCGCATTGTCTAA